CAAGGAATACGTACCCGCCTGTCGGCAACAGGTTGGCGCAAGCGCCTTGCCGCGGGGCCGGGAATACTACCGGCACCGCGTGCGGCAGTTCACCACGCTCGATATCGATCCGCAGCAGGTGCATGACATCGGTCAGGCCGAGGTAAAACGAATCAAGGCCGAGATGCAATCGCTCATCAAGCAGGTGGATTTCAAGGGGGATTTTCCGGCGTTCGTCGAGCAACTTCGCTCCGATCCGCAGTTTTATGCCGATTCGCCCGAGCAACTGATGAAGGAAACCAGTCTGGTGCTGAAGCGCATGGACGGCGAGTTGCCCAAGCTGTTTCGCAAGCTGCCACGCACGCCCTACGGCATTCGCGAGATTCCGGATTTCATCGCGCCGCGTACCACCACGGCCTATTACCAACCGCCGGCCGGTGACGGCAGCCGGGCCGGGTTCTATTACGTCAACACGTACAATTTGAAAAGCCGGCCGCTGTACGAAATCGAAGCCCTGTCGCTGCACGAAGCGGTGCCCGGCCATCATCTGCAGATCGCGCTGGCGCAAGAGTTGGAAGACGTGCCAGCGTTCCGCCGCTTCGCCGGCTTCACCGCCTTTATCGAAGGATGGGGGCTGTATGCCGAACGGCTGGGCCTGGAAGTCGGCTTCTACCAGGACCCGTACCGCAACTTCGGCCGGCTGAGTTACGAAATGTGGCGGGCCTGCCGACTGGTCGTTGACACCGGCATGCACTACCTGGGTTGGACCCGCGAGCAGGCCATCCAGTTCATGGCTGATAACACGGCCCTGTCATTACATAACATCACGGCCGAGGTGGATCGTTACATCGCCTGGCCGGGCCAGGCCGTGGCCTACAAAATGGGCGAACTAAAGATTCGCGAGCTGCGCCGTCTGGCCGAGGATCGGCTGAAAGACCGCTTCGACGTTCGCGAATTCCACGACGTCGTCCTCTCGAGCGGTGCTATCCCCCTGAGCGTGCTGGAGGCGAACGTCAAAGCCTGGCTCGATACCGCCGATGCGCCGGTCGAAGGGAGGAAGTGACAGCGGTTGGACACGGGAAGTGTCGGCCCAAAGAATTTGCAATACCCTCGGCCCAGGCTTAAGATACGGGCGGTGTGGCGGCGGTGTCTTTCTGCGCCTAATTTCTCTAACCGCCATCTTCTTTGGGGGTCACGAACATGAGTTCGCGCTGCGCATTCTCGCTGGCGTTGGCATTGTCGCTAGCCTGTTCGGGGTTATTGGCCTGCTCGGGCCTGACCTCAGCGGCCGAAAATCGAGGAGCCGAAAAGCAGTCCTCGATCGGCACAAAACTGGACAAACTCTCGCTCGACGATTTTCGTGGCAAGACCCATTCCCTGTCGGACTATGCCGACTCGAAGGTGATCGTGCTGGCCTTCCTGGGCGTCGAGTGTCCGTTGTGCAAGATGTACGCGCCCCGACTCGAACAGCTATCGAAAGAATTGGCCGGTCAGGGCGTAACGATCCTGGGCATCGATTCGAACCGTCAAGATTCGCTCTCTGAGATGGCCGCCTATGCCAGGCAGCACAACATCAGCTTTCCTCTGCTCAAAGATTTGAACAACGCCATCGCCGACAATCTCGGCGCCGAGCGCACACCCGAGGTGATCGTGCTCGATCAAAACCGAGTGGTGCGTTATCGCGGCCGCATCGACGATCAATACGGCTTTCAATCCGGCACTGGCTATTCGCGACCCAAGGTCAGTCGCAGTGATCTTTCCGAAGCGATCAACGAGCTGCTGGCCAGCAAAGCTGTCAGCCAACCGACTTCCGATGTGGCCGGCTGCTTGATCGGCCGCGTGCGTCCTGTGAAGGAGCAAGGGAGCGTGACTTATTCCGATCAGATCGCGCGGATCTTTCAAGATCATTGCGTCGAATGCCATCGCGAGGGGCAGATCGGCCCCTTCACCCTGACCAACTACGAAGAAGCCGCCGGCTGGGCTCCAATGATCGAAGAAGTTGTCCGCGATCAGCGCATGCCTCCCTGGCACGCCGATCCGCACTTCGGTACGTTCTCGAACGACTCGAGCCTGACCAACGAAGAGAAAGAGCAGATTTACACCTGGGTCGCCAACGGCGCGCCCGAGGGAGATCCGAAGAACCTGCCGGCGCCGCGAAAGTTCCCCGGCACCTACATGATGCCGTTCGAGCCGGACATGATCGTTCATATGGCCGACGAGGCGTACGACGTGCCCGCCGAAGGGACGGTCGAATACAAATACTTCGCCGTCGATCCCGGCTTCACCGAAGACAAATGGGTGAAGGTCGCCGAATGTCTGCCCGACAATCGCGGCATCGTGCATCACATCATTGTCTTCATCAAGCCGCCTGAGGGGACGGCCAAGGGGATCGAGGCGTTCGGCCATTTAACCGGCTATGCGCCGGGAACTCGTCCGCACGTTTTGCCCGAGGGCATGGCCAAGTTCGTGCCGGCCGGTTCAAAACTGGTTTTCCAATTGCACTACACGCCCAATGGCACACCGCAGAAGGACCGCAGCGCCGTGGCGATCAAGTTTGAGGATCCGAAAAACGTCAAATGGCGCGTCGCCACGATCGGGGCGACGAACGCGGGCTTTGCCATCCCGCCGCACGCCGATAACTACCCTGTGGAATCGGAACAAAAATTCGGCACCGACATTCGACTCCTTTCGGTCTTCCCGCACATGCACCTGCGTGGCAAGGCATTCCACTACGAGCTTGAATACCCCGATGGCAAGCGGGAAGTGCTACTCGACGTGCCACATTACGACTTCAACTGGCAGACCAGCTTCATCTTCAAAGACATGAAGAATTTGCCGAAGGGGACGACGCTGCACTGCCTGGCGCACTTCGACAACTCGGAGCACAACCTGGCCAATCCCAATCCCGACGAGACCGTGCGGTGGGGAGATCAGACGTGGGAAGAAATGATGATCGGCTGGTACGACATGGCCGTGCCGGTCGAAGCCTCGCTGGTGGACGCCGTACCCGAGCGTGCGAACCGCCGTCGTCGCGACGCAGGCGCCGAGCAGAATCAAGAAGCCAAGCCGGCAGCCAAGCAAGCCGACGGCGACGCGGAATAGCACAACTCGCGTTCGAAGACATTTGCGAAGAAAAGGCGGCCTAAACAGCCGCCTTTTCTTTTTGCGTAAGCGCCGCGTTGCAGGGAAAGCGTGGGCGACTGCGCCTGTGCTACGGCTGTTCGAGCAATCTGCGCTCGGGCAGCGTCAGGAACGACAATACATCGGCCACGTCTTGCACGCTCAAGCGTTGCTCCAGCCCCTCGGGCATGAGCGACTTGCCCGAGGCCTGCAATTCTTCGATGTCCGCGCGCCTTACGACGTCGTCGGCCCCTTCGCCGCGCCGCAGCGTGACGGCCTCACCGGTATCGCTAACCAGGATGCCAGCCAGCGCCCGACCGTCGCGCGTCACCAGCGAGTAGCTCAGAAAATCGGGCGCTACCTGTCGGCTGGGGTCGAGCATATCGCCGAGCAGCGTTTCCTTCGGCCGCCCGGCAACTCCGGAAAGATCCGGCCCAACCTGGCGACCGAAGCCAAGATTCGTATGGCAGGTCGCGCAATGTTCTTTGAATAGCTTTGCGCCATGCTCACGGCTGCCAAGTAGCGAGAGCGCCGGCCGATATCGGGCCAGCACTTCGTCGCGTGGCGCCGGCGCCGCTTTCGCGAACAGCTCCGTTGCGCGGGTGGCGACGTCAGCATCTCGCGATTTCTCGTATGCCGTGCGTACCGCGGGATCGATCTCAGCGGCGCGCACCACTTCGCGCGCCAGGGCGTCGATGAACTCCCGGCTGGCGACCGTCGACTCGACCGCCGCACTGCTGATCATCCGGCGCCGCGCAGGAGTATACCCGGCCCAACCGTCGATCAGGTTGCGGACGGCGCTAGCGTCGCCGTGGCGGCAAATCACGGTCACCGCAGCGTCGGCCGTCGAGCCACTTTCGGCAGCCGCGGTCAAAGGAAGCAAACGATTCACCTGCTCGGCCGATCCCAAATCTCCTACGACGCGCACGGCCAATGTACGCAAATCGGCTCGCACGCTGCTATCCAGAGCCTGTAGCACGGCCGCGTTGATCGCGTGTCCCAACCGCGAATCGGGCTTTCGGTCAGCGCTGCGCCAGGCTTGCCCTGCCCCGGCCAGGATCGCCAGCCGACCCAGGGAATTTGAATCAGCGTCGGCTGTGACCAGAAAATCGAGACATTCCGTGGCACTCTCGGTTGATGCCCAACGCTGGCCCAGGTATTCGAGCGTCTCGACTTGCTCGGGCGTTGGCCGGCTGAGCCAGGCGGACTGCTCGCGCGCCAGTTGCAGGAGGAACGCACCAGCCATATCGGCAGCACTCGCCGACAGAGCACGGACCACCCAGGGCGCGTCGTGCGCCTGGGCGAGCGCCATAAGCACGGGCAGTTTCTGATCGCCGGAGAACGCGCCGACCGCGCGGGCTAGTTCAAACAAAACGCCGGGATCTTTTTCGACACGCGCCAGACGACCGACGGCTTCGCGCAGTTGCGGCGATTTTGTCCACCGATCGCCGGCCACGATCAGCGCCTGGCGACGACATTCGGCCGATGGATGATCGAAGCTGGCGAGAATCACAGCGTCATCGAGCGACTTAAGCCCGTCGAGCGTCCACAGCGCATGCGACGCAGCAAGCGCATCGTCGCCACGAGCGAGCACGAGCAGCTCGGGAACGACACTCTTATCTTCGCGCTCGACGAGCAATCGCTGCGCTGTGTCGCGCTGCCAGCCGTTCGCACGTTTCAGATGCGCGACCAACTCCGATCCAGTTGCTTTGCCTAAGGTTGGTGCGCCGATCACCGCATGATCGCGGCGACGTACCCGCCAGATGCGGCCATGACCCACGCCTTCGCGCCAGTCCACCTTGTCGCGCCATTGCCCGGTGACGAATTGCGGATGCTCTACCCAGCGGCGGTAAAAATCCGCAACGTAGAGCGCTCCGTCCGGGCCGGTGCAGGCGAACACGGGATGAAACCACGAGTCATTGCCGGCCAGGAACTCCTTTCCCTGTTCGACACGCTGCGAAACGAACGTCGGACCCTCGGGCTGCAATCGCCGGTGATGCAGCAAGCCGGAGAGGGATTCGCCGACGAACGCATCGCCGTTATACTCTGCCCCCAACGCATCACCGCGAAAGATCGTCAGGCCCGCCAGCGCGTTGTAATGATTCGTCGATTCGCGATTGAACGTTTGCGGTCGTGCGCTGATCGGAAAGACCTCGCCCGGGTCGTTCGGCTCGGCCAGATTATGCACAGCCGTCGCAGCCAGATAAGGATTTCGCGCCACGTCCGCTTCGTCGAACATGACTTGCCGAATCGGAATGGTATTCCACGACAAGAACCGTCGGCCATCATCATCGTGCGTCTGCCCGAACTGGCTTTGCCCCATCACCGGCTCGAAACGCTGGAAATCCCGGCTGAAGCGAAAGTCGCGCGTGCGTATCGATACGCCGCGATCGGCCGCTTCATCGGAGCGTCGGATCACACCATCGCTGCGACCGTTGGCGCCATAGATCCAATTGTCGAGCCCCCAGCACAGTCCATTGGCACGCAGTTGCTGGTTTCCTTCTCCAAAGCCGATGAATAGGACGCGGCGTGTATCTGCCACACCATCGCCGTCCGAATCCCGCAACAGCAACAGGTCAGGCGCCACGGTGACCAACAAGCCGGCACTGGTGCAGAGCACGCCGTTGGGAAAGTTCAGCTTGTCGGCGAAGATTGTCGAGCGTTCGTAACGCCCGTCACCGTCGGCGTCGACCAGTCGGCGAATGACGCCCGAGGTGGGTCCCACCGGATAATCACGCATCTCGGCCACAAACATCGCGCCATCGGCGTCCCAGCAGATGGCAACCGGGCTGATCACATCAGGCTCGGCCGCGACCAGGTCGATTACGAGATTCGCATCGGCCAGCACCAGCCCGGCCTGCTCTGCTTGCGGCGAGCGCGGACCGACCGGCGGCAAATCTTCGGCGGTTGCACAAGTCAGCGCCGTGCCGAGTAGTGACCCAACTACGATCGCCCCGCCGACAAGCCTTCGCAAGGCGCGACGAGCATTAGCTGTATCGTGAGAAGCGATATTCAACACATCAACACTCCACTTCCGAAGCCTCGATCTCGCCCTGCGTCCGAACTGCTGACTACCAACTACCAACTACTGCTTACCAACCGATTGAAGCATGGCAATCACTTCGTCGGCGATCCGCTCGCCGGTGCCAGGTTCGGCATAGCTCTGATGCCCCATCCAGGTTTGATATCCACCCAGCTTGTGCCCTTCGCGGTCCGGCAGGTAGCCGATCCAGTCGTTAGCCAGTTCGGCGATGAACGTATCCTTCACTGGCGACCGCTTTTTGATATCGACCCCCAGTGAGGTGAAATACTCGGCCGGTACGCCGACTAGCGCCACGTCGCCAATTAGCATCACCTGCAACCAGGTACGCCGCTCCTTACCTTGTTCTCCCTTCAAATCGAGCCGCTGCTGCCGAAAAATGTTGGCGATCGCATCGGCATGATCCGGGGCCCGTTTGCGGCAGTACGACAGCACTTTTTCGTCCTCGACGGCGTCGTCGAACGTGCGCACGCGGAACTTAAACTCGCGCCGCAGCGAGGCGAGTTTCGTCACGGGCCGCGTTTCGGCCTTAGCTAGCGTGTCGTTGACGGCTTGCTCGATGCGCAACATCGCCTCGGCGGCCGGGACGCCCGCGATGTTGTGCGTCGAGCCGGATGCCCCTTCCAAAAAGCAAACCGTGGCCCCCAGCTTTTCTTCCAAATCTTGCGCCGCCAGGCCATAGAACGACGGCGAGCGGACGTTCGGCCGCACGGTACCAATCGTGTGAGTCGAGTGGCCAAAGATCAGGCCGCGTAGCTTATCCTGCGGTGCATAAAACGCCAGCAACGGCAACTGTGGATCGAACGGCCCGGTCGGGCGCACCGCATCCTCGCGCGAGCCGATCCAATAGATCGTGTTGTCGCTCAGCAACAGCCGGCTGTTGGCGCCGATCGTATTTTCTTCGCCCATGCGAAAGGCGAACCGGCAATGATCGGCTCGATTTTTATCGGCCGTCTCAACGGCGCTAACAATGCCGTCGATCACGCTCTTTATGAATTCCGGCTCCGGGCCGTAACCATGCACGCGAACCGTGCTGGGGGCCGAATGCGTGTGCGTGGCATTGACCAGCAGATGATCGGGCGAGATGCCACACCGTTTCGAGATTTCGCCGGCCGCGGCCTGCACCATGGCATCGGTCACAAACAGCACATCACAGGCCACGATGGCGAACTTCCCGCCAACCGGATGCTCGAGCACCACGGCCACGGCCCGCAATTTCCCTTCTTGGCCTTGCACCTTGGCGCCGCCAATGCCGCCGGCGACGGTCATCTCGTCCGTCGCCACAAATTCCGCCGTGCCGGTGCCGACCTTCAGCGCGTTGTTGGTCGCAGGTTCAGCGTACACGTTGCCGACACAAAGCAGCGCACCCAGCAAACCCAGGGTGGCGCACGTCGAACGTAAACTGTGCCACAGTATTCCGACGTTACTCTGTTTACGTAGCATCATGGGCACATCACCTGTTGTCGGTCGAGGATGCGAAAATGGTTGCGTGACTGCTCGCGGCAGCGCATGCTGGCAGCGCGTCGCGCCGCCGGTGGGCATGCGACTATGATGAGCGATCGAATCGCTCACGCCAAGAGGCCAAGCCGCCGGCCCGGACCGCATTTGTTCATCGCGCAACGGCCGACTGCAACAGGAATTCGACGTGAGAAAGACAACTCGCGGGTTGCAATGCCTGCCACTAGCGCTCGTCGTGGCGCTTTCGAATTCAAATGCCGAAGCGGCCGACGAGGCCGTTTCCCCTTCGACAGCGCAGATATCGATCGACAATCCCGCTCTGCTGCTCTCTCCCTATACATGGCGCCGTGACGGGAACGGCACAACGGCGCGGGCCGAGGCCGCGATGCCCGGCGCGTACCTCAAGACCACTTTTCAGGGAACGCAGCACGTCGGCCTGTTGATCGATGGCACGGCGAACAACGATTGCCCGGCCGCCTCGATGCCGGTCGTCGAATATTCGATTGACGAGAGAGCCTTCACGACGATTCCTCTCACACGCAGTGGCGGGATTTACACGCTGCCCTTGGCCGATGATCTCGATCCGGTGAAGGAGCATCGACTGCAAGTTTTTTTTCGCGCCGCGGATCTGACAAACAAGCGCTGGGCTTCTTCGCAGACGCACTTGCGCCTGGCCGGGCTATCGCTCGATGCTGAAGCAACACTCAAGCCGACCAAGTCACGGCCGCGCCATGCCATCGGTTTTGGCGATTCGATCGTCGAAGGGGTCGGCACCGACGGGTTGTTTACTTCATGGCAAAAGCTCGACGTGAACGACGCGCGCGGCACCTGGTTCCCCATCGTGGCCGAGGCGCTGCAGGCAGAATACGGGCAGCTTGGTTCCGGCGGACAAGGAATGACGCGCGTGATTCATCTGCCGGGGCTGGTCGATACCTGGGATCGGTACGACGCCACGACGTCACGACTGACCGACGGGCGATTGCTGCCCGAGCCCGACTACGTTTTCTGCGCGATGGGCACCAACGACTTTGAGAAGAATATCACGGCCGACTACACGCGCTGGCTCACGGAGATGCGCAAGGCTTGCCCAAGAGCAAGGTTCTTTTGCATTGTGCCCCCGCTGGGTCTGCACCGAGAAGAAATCGCGGCGGCCGCCGCTGCGCGGCGCGAGCAACAAGACCTGCGCGTTCACCTCATCGAGGCACCCTCGCTCGCTGAGGGCTTTCGCGTCGGTCAGGGGGCGACACAGTTGGCCTACGATGGGGTACATCCATCGCAGTACGGCCATGCTTTGTTGGCCGCTGTGATTACGGCCGAAGTGCAAAAGATCATCAGCCGCGACGACTGATCCACACGAATCGCGTGCTAGCACCGTCGCGCCGGCTGCCTGTCTTGCGTAGCTTCGCGCTTGCTTACGAACAAGCAGTTTGCTGACCATACGCCGCCCAACGGTCGCATTGACCGCGCAAAACTCTTTCCCCTAGACTTCCCCGCCGCGCGGTGTGTCCCTCGCCGTGCCGGCTTCTGCCACCGTCGCTCGAATTCAGTGCGGGGAAGTCTCGGTGTACGCTCGTCGACCACGCTTGGTACTTAATCTGGTGACCGCGGCGGTAATAGCTGCCGGCGTGCCACCATACTTGGCGACCGCGCGCGATGAAGACGTCTCTTCCGAATCGATAACCGATGATCAGGTAAAACCGGCCGCCGTCGCTCCCCTCACTCCTAAGGGAACCGACGCGCGCCGCGCCGAAGACGCGATTCGCGCTCTCGGCGGCCTGATCGAATGGGTTACTACGCCCGACGGCCGGCAGTTGATGGCCGTGTATTGGAAAGGTGGCGACGAGGGCCTCGAAAATCTGCAGGCTTTGCCTGACCTCCGCTGGCTCGACTTCACACGCACCAAGATCACGGACGAGGGGCTAGCCATCGTCGGGCAGCTCACGCAACTAGAAGGATTAAAGCTCAACCAAGACCGCATCACCGACGCGGGCGCTTCGCATTTACGTTCGTTGACGTCGCTCGAAGCACTGTCACTGCTGGGAACGCACATCACCACTGCGGGGATCGATCATCTCGCGCCGCTGTCGCACTTGCGGATTCTCAATCTCAATTGGACCGCGATCGGCAATGAGGGCTTGAAGAAAGTAGTTGCCGCACACCCGAACCTGGAAGAGCTGTTTCTCTACGACACCAAGATCACAGACGCCGGGCTGGTCTATCTCGCCCCGCTGCGTCGGTTGAAATCGCTCAAGCTGACTTGGAACGAAATCACTGACGCCGGCTTGATGCAGGTACTGAACTTGCCGCAACTGGAAATCCTGTTTCTCAATGGCACACAAGTCACGGACGAGGGACTGAAGCTGCTGCGCGGATTGCCGCAGTTAAAGCAACTCTACCTGATCGAAACCGGCATTACCGACGCAGGCGTGCGCGAGCTGAGTAAGCTGTGGACCCTGGCCCGGCTGGATGTCTCGAACACGGCCGTCAGCGACGCCGGTGTGGCCCATCTGGCCAGCCTGACCCGACTGGAAATGCTGGTTCTGAACAATACGGAAGTCACCAGCGAAGGGATGCAACACGTCGGACGCATCGCAAACCTAGGTTACCTGGGGCTGGCCGGAACCAAGGTCGATGATACCGGCATGCCCGCTATTGGCCGGCTGCGACAGCTGGAGGTGCTCGATCTGGACGACACGCACGTCACGGACGAAGGCTCGGTCGTGATCGACCAGATGCCACGGCTGCACTCGCTTCGCCTGCGCAACACACAAGTCTCGGACGAGCGGATCGAAGAGCTGTCGCGCAATCGCCCCGAAATGCAGATCGTTAAATGAACGTCTGTGCGAGCTTCCCCATGAGACTGCGATTCGATTTTCATTGCCGTCACATCGCGCAAATCGCGCTCGTTGTTCCAATGCTGTGCGTGGCACTAACTGCCTCGCTGCGCGGTGAAGATTGGCCGCAATTCCGTGGCCCGGACGGGCAAGGATATTCGCGCGAGCGCGACTTGCCGCTCGAGTGGAGCGAATCAGAAAACGTCGTGTGGAAAACGCCGCTGCCAGGGCTTGGCTGGTCCTCGCCCGTCGTCCGCGGCCGATTGATCTGGCTTACCACCGCCATCGAACAAGAGGGTTCGCTACGTGCCCTGTGCATTGATGCGCTGACGGGACAAGTGCTGCGTGATGTGGAAGTGTTCCACAAGGCGGACCTCGGCCCCATTAATCCAAAGAACAGTCACGCTTCGCCCACGCCCGTGATCGACGGCGATCGTGTGTTCGTACACTTTGGCGCGCATGGCACGGCGTGCCTCTCGCTGCGCGGCGACGTTCTGTGGCGAAACGATCAACTCGCTTATGATCATCGGCATGGTCCGGGCGGCTCGCCGGTCGTGTGGCGCGACCTGCTGATCTTTCACTGCGACGGCGCGGACACGCAGGCCGTCGTAGCACTGGACCGGCAGACGGGGCGTGTGCGGTGGCGCACGGATCGGCAGTCGCAGCAACCTGGCTACGGGACACCGCTACTTACGACAGTGAACGGCGCGGATCAATTGATCAGCCCCGGCGGTGGCATGATCGCGTCGTATGAACCGGCCACGGGGCGGGAAATCTGGCGGCTGCGGCATGGTGGTGATTCGGTCGTGTTGCGCCCCGTCGTCGACCACGGACTGGTTTACGTATCGTCGGGCTACACGTCGACGGCGCTCTATGCCATCGATCTCGCGTCGCGCGGTGAAATCTCGACGGCCGACGCGACGTGGACGGTGCGGCGCGGTGTCCCGTTCGATCCTTCCCCCTTGATCGTCGGCGATGAACTCTACCTGGTGAGCGATCAAGGTGTAGTCACGTGCCTCGACGCGCGCAGCGGCAAGCAACATTGGCAATCACGGTTGCGCGGTGCCTTCTCAGCGTCCCCGCTCGCGGCCGACGGAAGGATTTACATCACTAGCGAAGAAGGCGTGACCACGGTGATTGCGCCCGGAAAGGCGATGAAGAAACTGGCCGAGAACACTTTGGACGGTCGAATGCTCGCCTCACTGGCCACGGCCGATGGCGCCATTTTCGCGCGCACCGAATCGGCGCTGTATCGCATTCAATCCTCGGGCGGTCCGGCAGCGCAGCATCAGCCGGTTGCCGTGCGTAAAAAACCGGCGGCCGCCTCGATGCCAGTGGCGCGCTAGTCGACCGACTCTGTTAAAAGAGCGGCGCCCGCCCCAACTCGCGCCGTACGACGGTCCATTGCCCGACGTGCATCATCCAGTGCAGGCTGCCCATGCCGGTGAACATGGCACCGACGGTTGGCGTCCATCCTTCACACGGTTTGCTCAGGTCCTCGGCACTGCACTTGGCCAGGGCCGCAGCGGCGCCAGCTCGCTGTTCGGCAAAGAGGCGTAGCAGCTCTTCCTTCTTGCAGAACGCCCCGGCGTCGTCCGACTTGGCAGATTCGCCGGTGTATTTCTCGGCGAAACCAGCCGGCAGCGCCGGCATGGAACCCGGAAACACCTTTTCGACGCGTTGATGCTCGCCATTGATGCAATGACCGATCTGCCAGTTGATGTGATTGCAACCGGGGGCCGGGCGGTGCAGCAACTCGGCGTCCGTCAGATCGGCTAACAGGCTCGAAACAACGTGCGTCGCAGAATCGAGCGAGAACTTGATCACATCGTGGGCGTTCATCGTTGGGCAATCCTAGTTGAAGATGGTTGGGTTCGAGTGAGAGATAAATCGATTCGTCGCGGCTCACGGTATCTCGAGTGATCCGTCGTCGCGAATCGGAAAGGCGCCCCAGGCGACCTCCCACAGATAGCCATCGGGGTCGGAAAAGTATCCGCTATAGCCGCCCCAGAAGGTGTCTTGACCTGGCTTCTCGATTTTCGCGCCGGCCGCAGCGGCGCTCGCCAGCACTTGGTCGACCTCTTCCTTGGTGCGAACATTATGCGCCAGCGTGATGCCTGCAAACTTCGCTTTCGGTACCTGGAATTCTTCTGAGATGTCTTCGGCCAGCTTGTCGTAGGGATACAGTGCCAGGCAGGTACCTGCGGTTTTGAAGAAGATAACTCCTCGATCGACGGACCACGTCGTGGGCAGTCCCAGCCCATCCCGGTAAAAGCGAAGCGACCGTTCCAGGTCGGCTACGCCGAGAGTGATCAATGTGATGCGAGCGTCCAAGATGCAAACTCCATTCGTCGCGTGTGCCGAACCCAGACGTTTAACCCCTCTGTAGCTGGCCTTTGCGAGGCCCGCGCTTAAGGAGCGTAAGTTTCCACGGTCAACACTACGCCTTCACCAAGCGCGGCTGGCCGTCCTCGACGACGAACGAAGCGAGCGTAACC
The genomic region above belongs to Pirellulales bacterium and contains:
- a CDS encoding PQQ-binding-like beta-propeller repeat protein: MRLRFDFHCRHIAQIALVVPMLCVALTASLRGEDWPQFRGPDGQGYSRERDLPLEWSESENVVWKTPLPGLGWSSPVVRGRLIWLTTAIEQEGSLRALCIDALTGQVLRDVEVFHKADLGPINPKNSHASPTPVIDGDRVFVHFGAHGTACLSLRGDVLWRNDQLAYDHRHGPGGSPVVWRDLLIFHCDGADTQAVVALDRQTGRVRWRTDRQSQQPGYGTPLLTTVNGADQLISPGGGMIASYEPATGREIWRLRHGGDSVVLRPVVDHGLVYVSSGYTSTALYAIDLASRGEISTADATWTVRRGVPFDPSPLIVGDELYLVSDQGVVTCLDARSGKQHWQSRLRGAFSASPLAADGRIYITSEEGVTTVIAPGKAMKKLAENTLDGRMLASLATADGAIFARTESALYRIQSSGGPAAQHQPVAVRKKPAAASMPVAR
- a CDS encoding DinB family protein — its product is MNAHDVIKFSLDSATHVVSSLLADLTDAELLHRPAPGCNHINWQIGHCINGEHQRVEKVFPGSMPALPAGFAEKYTGESAKSDDAGAFCKKEELLRLFAEQRAGAAAALAKCSAEDLSKPCEGWTPTVGAMFTGMGSLHWMMHVGQWTVVRRELGRAPLF
- a CDS encoding VOC family protein, translating into MDARITLITLGVADLERSLRFYRDGLGLPTTWSVDRGVIFFKTAGTCLALYPYDKLAEDISEEFQVPKAKFAGITLAHNVRTKEEVDQVLASAAAAGAKIEKPGQDTFWGGYSGYFSDPDGYLWEVAWGAFPIRDDGSLEIP